A region of Candidatus Paceibacterota bacterium DNA encodes the following proteins:
- a CDS encoding HU family DNA-binding protein — MAKALSKSQIAAAIAEKNGLTKRQAVQILESICELAYKQAKNTFTLPGLGKLVLVNRAARIGRNPATGEQIQIPAKRVVKFRVAKAAKDAILGAK, encoded by the coding sequence ATGGCTAAAGCACTCTCGAAATCACAAATCGCTGCCGCAATCGCTGAGAAGAATGGGCTGACCAAGAGGCAGGCCGTTCAGATTCTCGAATCCATCTGCGAACTGGCTTACAAGCAAGCCAAGAATACCTTCACCCTGCCGGGCCTCGGCAAGCTCGTGCTGGTCAACCGTGCCGCCCGCATCGGTCGCAATCCGGCCACCGGCGAGCAAATCCAAATTCCCGCCAAGCGCGTTGTGAAGTTCCGCGTCGCCAAGGCTGCGAAGGACGCCATCCTCGGCGCCAAGTAA